From the genome of Saccharomyces eubayanus strain FM1318 chromosome X, whole genome shotgun sequence, one region includes:
- the IKS1 gene encoding protein kinase IKS1 has protein sequence MSLVPYEEGSLILDDPNSKSVVVVNPTSGTLSFFQQDNGSDGPESNEDLTASSSALDFSSGVHHFKGPIASYICPQCGTEINPDIMNRRQIHRRASSGIEQENIRLGSQENTIPLGFEFANSSFSKRYFQLLERNHRHYALQNDPNNKERQYGKSKYFIPDELFIPGYFRKFFNILSLLGNGARGSVYKVVHTIGNTELGVFALKKIPIGNDMEWFNKCIREVKALSSLTHKSANLITYNHVWLEMDSAVGFVRSVDGGQSDSKEEIPCIFILQQYCSGGNLEDCILRNVFDKFPDIESPEERKKKFRTRKKNHGKSADIGLSTEQLVSIIRDIARGLHELHSIGLIHRDLKPSNCLLLNSFKNDDEDNETHEEGSNSEQYFPSVVIGDLGESQLEGESRLGTGCTGTLEFTAPELIIQGGTTSSPALPSRSIHTYNEYTFASDMYSLGMICYFIVFGELPFEPQLDIIDLKARIKHFRFDTESMIAKHQAMKLKPVDYRIFQLMDALLQPNNDVRPTAKAVEDMLDEMLLNSKPGKNFWKDNNDSTLNFTTISELNETTNSFTDDFVEDDNMTLSLPAPEGDLSAVSSAKVNTSSVIERSVQFCYKVISILSTIIVFKSTKTGSWLSYTSLVILGMVFKSPVDERSRHVRALGLLALIAILKKYIY, from the coding sequence ATGAGTTTGGTACCATATGAAGAAGGCTCATTGATTTTGGACGACCCTAATTCTAAATCTGTAGTGGTTGTCAATCCAACCTCAGGAACACTATCATTCTTCCAACAGGACAATGGTAGTGACGGCCCAGAAAGTAACGAGGACCTGACTGCGTCCTCATCAGCACTGGACTTTTCCTCAGGGGTTCATCATTTCAAAGGCCCGATAGCTTCTTATATCTGTCCCCAATGTGGTACGGAAATCAACCCTGACATAATGAATAGAAGGCAAATCCATCGCCGGGCTTCCAGTGGTATAGAACAGGAAAACATCAGGCTTGGAAGCcaagaaaatacaataCCGCTTGGGTTTGAATTTGCCAATTctagtttttcaaagagataTTTCCAGTTATTAGAGAGAAATCATCGGCATTATGCCTTACAAAACGAtccaaacaataaagaGAGGCAATATGGCAAAAGCAAATACTTCATTCCAGACGAATTGTTTATTCCTGGGTACTTCCGcaaattctttaatataTTATCTCTACTGGGAAATGGCGCAAGAGGATCCGTCTACAAAGTTGTACACACCATCGGCAATACTGAACTAGGGGTCTTTGcactaaagaaaataccCATCGGAAACGATATGGAATGGTTCAATAAATGCATACGAGAGGTGAAAGCATTGAGTTCACTCACACACAAGAGCGCTAATCTAATTACATATAATCATGTGTGGCTCGAGATGGATTCAGCAGTCGGGTTTGTTAGATCTGTTGATGGGGGTCAATCtgattcaaaagaagaaattccaTGCATATTTATCCTACAGCAGTATTGTAGCGGCGGTAATCTAGAAGACTGTATTTTAAGAAATGTCTTCGATAAATTTCCAGATATCGAATCAcctgaagaaagaaagaagaaattcagAACTCGTAAGAAGAACCACGGCAAATCAGCAGACATTGGTTTATCTACTGAGCAACTTGTGTCAATTATAAGAGACATAGCAAGAGGATTACACGAACTACACAGTATTGGTCTGATACACAGAGATTTAAAACCGTCCAATTGTTTATTGCTAAACTCGTTCAagaatgatgatgaagataatgaaacaCACGAAGAGGGAAGTAACTCGGAACAGTATTTCCCATCTGTTGTGATCGGTGATTTAGGGGAAAGTCAGTTGGAAGGAGAGTCTAGATTAGGCACTGGCTGTACCGGTACATTGGAGTTCACGGCGCCTGAGCTAATTATTCAGGGAGGAACCACATCTTCACCAGCCTTGCCTTCACGATCGATCCATACCTACAATGAGTACACATTTGCTTCAGATATGTATTCTTTGGGTATGATTTGCTACTTTATCGTCTTTGGTGAACTGCCCTTTGAGCCTCAACTGGATATCATTGACCTAAAAGCACGCATCAAACATTTTAGATTTGATACTGAAAGTATGATCGCAAAACATCAAGCCatgaaattgaaaccaGTAGATTATAGAATCTTTCAACTAATGGATGCTCTTTTACAACCAAATAACGATGTCAGACCCACTGCAAAAGCAGTGGAAGACATGTTAGATGAAATGCTATTAAACTCTAAGCcaggaaaaaatttctggAAAGATAATAATGACAGCACGTTAAATTTCACCACCATATCTGAACTAAATGAGACCACTAACAGCTTTActgatgattttgttgAGGATGACAACATGACATTATCATTACCAGCACCGGAAGGGGATCTAAGCGCCGTATCGTCAGCAAAAGTAAACACATCCTCTGTTATAGAGAGGTCGGTACAGTTTTGCTACAAGGTGATTTCTATACTTTCAaccattattgtttttaaGTCAACGAAAACGGGGTCTTGGCTTTCGTATACGTCATTGGTAATATTGGGAATGGTTTTTAAATCTCCCGTTGATGAAAGAAGCAGACATGTAAGGGCTCTCGGTTTACTGGCACTTATAGCCATACTCAAGAAATACATCTATTAA